One stretch of Sphingomonas bisphenolicum DNA includes these proteins:
- a CDS encoding SprT-like domain-containing protein, translated as MTNPTAQAYAELQLAFDHYNRELFAGELPSCLITMQREKRSYGYFSSERFVHHHDKSKTDEIAINPAYFAVVPLLEVLQTVVHEMVHAWQFHFGNPSRSGYHNREWADKMEAIGLMPSSTGQPGGARTGQKMADYAIPGGPFMLATDALLTQNFRISWLDRFPAIMPTPAIDAGAGAGAAGGHLADVLQPATGNRSNRIKYRCPTCGVQAWGKPALRLLCGGDDCASAPLAPVE; from the coding sequence ATGACCAACCCGACCGCGCAAGCCTATGCTGAATTGCAACTGGCGTTCGACCATTACAACCGGGAGCTGTTCGCGGGCGAGCTGCCCTCCTGTCTGATTACGATGCAGAGGGAAAAGCGGAGCTACGGCTATTTCTCATCGGAACGGTTCGTGCATCATCACGACAAGAGCAAGACCGATGAAATCGCCATCAACCCGGCATATTTCGCCGTGGTCCCCCTGCTCGAAGTCCTCCAAACTGTAGTGCATGAAATGGTCCACGCATGGCAGTTCCATTTCGGCAACCCGTCGCGCTCCGGCTATCACAACCGGGAATGGGCCGACAAAATGGAAGCTATCGGCCTCATGCCGTCCAGCACGGGCCAGCCCGGAGGCGCTAGGACAGGGCAGAAAATGGCCGACTATGCCATTCCGGGCGGCCCCTTCATGCTCGCCACGGATGCCCTGTTGACGCAGAATTTCCGCATTTCGTGGCTCGATCGGTTCCCGGCGATCATGCCGACGCCGGCGATCGACGCCGGCGCCGGCGCCGGCGCTGCCGGCGGCCATCTGGCGGACGTGCTTCAGCCCGCCACGGGGAACCGATCGAACCGGATCAAATATCGCTGCCCTACATGCGGCGTGCAGGCATGGGGCAAGCCCGCGCTGCGGCTCCTGTGCGGTGGCGACGATTGCGCCAGCGCGCCCCTCGCCCCTGTCGAATAA